Proteins from one Pseudomonas bijieensis genomic window:
- a CDS encoding TIGR02281 family clan AA aspartic protease, with translation MSQQPPGKRAGRVLMILAWCAALFLATRFFAQWEQRQQNPNTQVYSQRGEGFIEVKLVGNQQGHFVASGQINGQPVDFMLDTGATDVAIPMELAERLKLEKGFGVTLSTANGVSEGYRTRVDRLQLGDIVLRDVRALVAPGLGGTQVLLGMSALNKLEFTQRDGTMLLRQTTN, from the coding sequence ATGAGTCAGCAGCCGCCGGGCAAGCGTGCTGGCCGGGTGTTGATGATATTGGCCTGGTGCGCGGCGCTGTTTCTGGCGACGCGGTTTTTTGCCCAATGGGAACAGCGCCAGCAAAACCCCAATACCCAGGTGTACTCGCAAAGAGGTGAAGGTTTTATCGAGGTGAAGCTGGTCGGCAATCAACAGGGGCATTTCGTCGCCAGCGGCCAGATCAACGGTCAGCCGGTGGACTTCATGCTCGACACCGGAGCCACCGACGTGGCGATTCCGATGGAGTTGGCCGAGCGCCTCAAGCTGGAAAAGGGTTTCGGCGTGACCTTGAGCACCGCCAACGGTGTGAGCGAGGGCTACCGTACCCGCGTCGACCGGCTGCAATTGGGCGACATCGTCTTGCGCGATGTCCGTGCCCTGGTGGCGCCAGGCCTGGGTGGCACGCAAGTGCTGCTGGGCATGAGCGCCCTGAACAAACTTGAATTTACCCAGCGCGACGGCACCATGCTGCTGCGCCAGACAACGAACTGA
- a CDS encoding esterase-like activity of phytase family protein yields MRNGFALALLLWAGVVVAGPAPELKLLSEHVVEGMRGGNLSGLALCGSEMWTVSDRDDDRIYRLTPSEAPVWPAQVVDIEVPEVPDSGFPWGLKSRTWAASFLRGGELDFEGISCDSAGNRYVVSESHAAVLQVPPSGPASWLKIAPTLIRQARASGMLLHFNALFEGLAINPAGDQLWLAAERESRGLLLIKRKQTVWDCDGNCVLLSEAGLEMQPAQFPKAKAVPRDFADLSLFNGKLFTLERNAFQICRRDSQTAQVERCWSFAAEALLDNRRYAQAYGLAEALVVDAEGAWIGLDNNDGARADGETRPIIWRFAAPDGGWGASP; encoded by the coding sequence ATGCGCAACGGTTTCGCCCTGGCGTTATTGCTGTGGGCGGGGGTTGTGGTCGCAGGACCGGCGCCGGAACTGAAGTTGCTGTCCGAGCACGTCGTCGAGGGCATGCGCGGTGGCAATCTGTCCGGGCTGGCCCTGTGCGGCAGTGAAATGTGGACGGTGTCTGATCGCGACGATGATCGGATCTACCGCCTCACACCCTCCGAGGCACCAGTCTGGCCGGCGCAAGTGGTCGATATCGAGGTGCCTGAGGTGCCGGACAGCGGTTTTCCCTGGGGCTTGAAATCCCGCACCTGGGCGGCGTCGTTCCTGCGCGGTGGCGAGCTGGATTTCGAAGGCATCAGCTGCGACAGTGCTGGCAATCGCTATGTGGTCAGTGAGTCCCATGCCGCGGTGTTGCAGGTGCCGCCATCGGGACCTGCGTCGTGGTTGAAAATCGCCCCGACGCTGATCCGCCAGGCCCGTGCCAGTGGCATGTTGCTGCATTTCAATGCCCTGTTCGAAGGCCTGGCGATCAACCCGGCTGGCGATCAATTGTGGCTGGCGGCCGAGCGCGAAAGTCGCGGCCTGTTGCTGATCAAGCGCAAGCAGACGGTGTGGGACTGCGATGGCAATTGTGTATTGCTGAGCGAAGCGGGGCTGGAGATGCAGCCAGCGCAGTTCCCCAAGGCCAAGGCGGTTCCACGTGATTTCGCCGATCTGTCACTGTTCAATGGCAAGCTGTTTACCTTGGAGCGCAACGCCTTTCAGATCTGCCGGCGTGACTCGCAGACCGCCCAAGTGGAGCGCTGCTGGTCGTTCGCCGCCGAGGCGTTGCTGGATAATCGTCGTTACGCGCAGGCCTATGGCCTGGCCGAAGCGCTGGTAGTGGACGCCGAGGGCGCCTGGATCGGCCTGGACAACAACGATGGTGCTCGCGCCGACGGCGAAACGCGGCCGATCATCTGGCGCTTTGCCGCGCCGGACGGTGGTTGGGGCGCCTCGCCATGA
- the parE gene encoding DNA topoisomerase IV subunit B: MATPSASSYNADAIEVLSGLDPVRKRPGMYTDTSRPNHLAQEVIDNSVDEALAGHAKSVQVILHADHSLEVSDDGRGMPVDIHPEEGVSGVELILTKLHAGGKFSNKNYQFSGGLHGVGISVVNALSTQVRVRVKRDGNEYQMTFADGYKATELEVVGTVGKRNTGTSVYFAPDPKYFDSPKFSVSRLKHVLKAKAVLCPGLLVSFEDKASGEKVEWHYEDGLRSYLVDAVNDFERLPNEPFCGSLAGNKEAVDWALLWLPEGGESVQESYVNLIPTAQGGTHVNGLRQGLLDAMREFCEFRNLLPRGVKLAPEDVWERIAFVLSMKMQEPQFSGQTKERLSSREAAAFVSGVVKDAFSLWLNANPETGLALAELAINNAGRRLKASKKVERKRITQGPALPGKLADCAGQDPMRSELFLVEGDSAGGSAKQARDKEFQAILPLRGKILNTWEVDGSEVLASQEVHNIAVAIGVDPGAEDMSQLRYGKICILADADSDGLHIATLLCALFVQHFRPLVDAGHVYVAMPPLYRIDLGKEIYYALDEAERDGILDRLVAEKKRGKPQVTRFKGLGEMNPPQLRETTMDPNTRRLVQLTLDDFEATSEMMDMLLAKKRAGDRKSWLESKGDLAEVLA, translated from the coding sequence ATGGCCACTCCCAGCGCTAGCTCCTATAACGCAGACGCCATCGAAGTCCTCTCGGGCCTCGACCCGGTGCGCAAGCGCCCCGGCATGTACACCGACACCAGTCGGCCGAACCACCTCGCCCAGGAAGTCATCGACAACAGTGTCGACGAAGCCTTGGCCGGGCATGCGAAGTCGGTGCAGGTCATCCTGCACGCCGATCACTCGCTGGAAGTCAGCGATGACGGTCGCGGCATGCCGGTGGACATTCACCCTGAAGAGGGTGTTTCGGGCGTCGAGCTGATCCTCACCAAGCTCCACGCCGGCGGCAAGTTTTCCAACAAGAACTACCAGTTCTCCGGCGGTCTGCACGGGGTGGGTATTTCTGTGGTCAACGCCTTGTCGACTCAGGTGCGGGTGCGGGTCAAGCGTGATGGCAACGAATACCAGATGACCTTCGCCGACGGCTACAAGGCCACCGAGCTGGAAGTGGTCGGCACCGTCGGCAAGCGCAACACCGGGACCAGCGTGTATTTCGCCCCGGATCCGAAGTATTTCGATTCGCCAAAATTCTCCGTCAGCCGCCTCAAGCACGTGCTCAAGGCCAAGGCGGTGTTGTGTCCGGGGCTGTTGGTCAGTTTCGAGGACAAGGCCAGTGGAGAGAAAGTCGAGTGGCATTACGAAGACGGCCTGCGTTCTTATCTGGTGGACGCGGTCAACGATTTCGAACGCCTGCCCAACGAGCCGTTCTGCGGCAGCCTGGCCGGTAACAAGGAAGCGGTGGACTGGGCGCTGTTGTGGCTGCCTGAAGGTGGCGAAAGCGTCCAGGAAAGCTACGTCAACCTGATCCCCACGGCCCAGGGCGGCACCCATGTCAACGGGTTGCGCCAGGGTTTGCTCGATGCCATGCGCGAGTTCTGCGAGTTCCGCAACCTGCTGCCCCGTGGTGTGAAGCTGGCGCCGGAAGACGTCTGGGAACGCATCGCCTTTGTCCTGTCGATGAAGATGCAGGAACCGCAATTCTCCGGCCAGACCAAGGAGCGCCTGTCGTCCCGCGAAGCGGCGGCGTTTGTTTCCGGCGTGGTCAAGGACGCGTTCAGCCTGTGGCTCAACGCCAACCCGGAAACCGGTTTGGCCCTGGCGGAACTGGCGATCAACAACGCCGGCCGGCGCCTCAAGGCGAGCAAGAAGGTCGAGCGCAAGCGCATCACCCAAGGGCCGGCGCTGCCGGGCAAGCTCGCCGATTGCGCCGGGCAGGACCCGATGCGTTCCGAGCTGTTCCTGGTGGAAGGTGACTCCGCCGGTGGTTCGGCCAAGCAGGCGCGGGACAAAGAGTTCCAGGCGATACTGCCGCTGCGGGGCAAGATCCTCAACACCTGGGAAGTGGACGGCAGCGAAGTGCTGGCCAGCCAGGAAGTGCATAACATCGCAGTGGCCATCGGTGTCGATCCGGGCGCCGAGGACATGAGCCAGCTACGCTACGGCAAGATCTGCATCCTCGCCGACGCCGACTCCGACGGCCTGCACATCGCCACGTTGCTCTGCGCCTTGTTCGTCCAGCATTTTCGCCCACTGGTGGATGCCGGCCACGTCTACGTCGCAATGCCGCCGCTGTATCGGATCGACCTGGGCAAGGAAATCTACTACGCCCTGGACGAAGCCGAGCGTGACGGCATCCTCGATCGTCTGGTGGCCGAGAAGAAACGTGGCAAGCCGCAGGTCACCCGATTCAAAGGCTTGGGCGAAATGAACCCGCCGCAACTGCGCGAAACCACCATGGATCCGAACACTCGCCGCCTGGTGCAGTTGACCCTGGATGATTTCGAAGCGACTTCGGAAATGATGGACATGTTGCTGGCGAAGAAGCGCGCCGGTGATCGCAAGTCCTGGCTCGAATCCAAAGGGGACCTGGCCGAGGTGCTGGCCTGA
- a CDS encoding YqiA/YcfP family alpha/beta fold hydrolase, with the protein MSGSILYIHGFNSAPASTKACQLTEVMARLGLSDQLQVPALHHHPRQAIGQLEQAITQLGRPLLVGSSLGGYYATHLAERHGLKALLINPAVSPHRMFDGYLGTQKNLYTDETWELTHDHVTALAELEVPAPRDPQRFQVWLQTGDETLDYRHAQQYYRACALRIQAGGDHSFQGFAQQLPALLSFAGIGADLYQAIDFTSL; encoded by the coding sequence ATGTCGGGTTCAATCCTCTATATCCATGGCTTCAACAGCGCCCCAGCGTCGACCAAGGCCTGTCAGTTGACCGAGGTAATGGCCCGCCTCGGCCTGAGCGACCAATTACAGGTGCCCGCCTTGCACCACCACCCCCGCCAGGCCATCGGTCAGCTGGAGCAGGCGATTACACAACTGGGACGGCCGCTGCTGGTCGGCAGCTCGCTCGGCGGCTACTATGCGACTCACTTGGCCGAGCGCCACGGCCTCAAGGCCCTGTTGATCAACCCTGCCGTCAGCCCCCATCGGATGTTTGACGGTTACCTGGGCACGCAGAAGAATTTGTACACCGACGAAACCTGGGAATTGACCCACGACCACGTCACGGCCTTGGCCGAACTGGAAGTGCCGGCGCCCCGGGATCCGCAGCGGTTTCAGGTATGGTTGCAAACCGGTGACGAAACGCTGGATTATCGCCACGCCCAGCAGTATTACCGCGCCTGTGCCTTGCGCATCCAGGCCGGCGGCGACCACAGTTTCCAAGGGTTTGCCCAGCAGTTGCCGGCGCTGTTGAGTTTTGCCGGCATTGGCGCCGATTTGTACCAGGCGATCGACTTCACGTCGCTGTGA